In the Maniola hyperantus chromosome 13, iAphHyp1.2, whole genome shotgun sequence genome, TTCTTCCACCGGAAGAACTCAGCATATTGGTCCGGATTCGAGATTATTTCATTCATTTGTAGAGCTAACTTTTCTATGCCGAGCTCTCTTGCGTTCAAGTATATTCCATCTGGCATGAATCTGTTAAAACAGAATACACAATTAGAGCATCTGTTAGTGAACTGTTGTGATTACggtaatccatactaagtacctatactaaacatattaacatttttataaatgTAGAAGTGTGTCTGTGTCTATTAGCtacttttaaccgacttcaaaaaaaggaggaggttctcaattcgtcggaatctttttatttttttattttttatatatgttccccgattactcgaagacgcctggaccgattttgaaaattcttttttttgtttgaaagggtatacttcaaagttagtcccatttaaatttggtgaagatctgatgaacatcttcgaagataacATCACAcatcctcaacggataagagtaaattgctcgcgatcagtgtaatagcttagtaaacagtagatttttaaccaggcatagcatattttaataccatggggccactaaaaattgtgaaataaattttttttacaaaaaaaataaaaaccgacttcgatattcaaacaataaaaattgaaaaataatttaatttattaccgaatatattatgtatacaagagttaatatagttccataataatattttttggtgccggtgccaattagctttagctgcgcgaatcgtctagacttcacttttatgagactccacaaaggcacctcattggcaccgaccccaaaaattttttttgtaaaaaaaattttttacagcCTAgatgtttaaccgatttttacgaaatttagtaggtatgtacagaAATAGTTTGCCTCATTCTAAGTTTGCATCCATAGGACGGacattttttttctgaaaaattaaagaattctctAGGGATTTTTTGGTAATTTAGTACATACCTACCcaagtttttgtttttagggttccgtacatcgaaaggaaaaaggaacccttataggatcacttcgttgtctgtctgtccgtctgtctgtcgtgtctgccaagaagacctatagggtacttcccgttgacctagtattatgaaatttggcaggtaggtaggtcttatattacgagtaaaggaataaatccgaaaaccgtggatttgtagttatatcacacaaaaaaaattaaaaataataatacctaattatgttaatcaacaaattattagtagatattttcaaagtaagataacaataccagtggtatcatatgaaagagctttacctgtttattcttaaacagttttttatttatttttatgcgtataatagtttttgatttatcgtgcataataTCGAAAAAGATACccaaatacggaaccctcgaagcACGATTCTGACTCgaactttgccggtttttttataatatttgtaggtacctacattaataaatattatattagaagTTCTTAAAAATCAAATCCTTACTTATAtgtatttgtattgtattttgtgattaaaaaataattaaataggtacctattatgaataaaaaattatattatactacctaCGTATAAAGTATCATCAtcgagataaaaataaaacccaCACATTTTGTTCGTAATAATGGTAAATTcccattacctacctatttgttatttaattttgaataaCATACTTGTGAAAACTAATTGGTTGTTAATACAATATTatctttgtaggtacctacctacccatacctatacttctatacttactataatattataaagaggtaaagtttgtaagtttgtttgtaaggggtaatctgtggaactactgaaccgattttggaaATTCCCCAGTAGAAAGGTACTTATTCCTGACTTACTTATATTGACacgctatttttaaccgacttcaaaaaaaggaggaggttctcaattcgtcggaatcttttttttatttttttatttttttatttcaaaacattAGAAatctctacgaaaattgtaataagctacccgtgcaaagccggaGCTGGTCGCTAGTACGTGCTAGTACTAAataatacaatatacctactccatactaatattataaatgcgaaagtgtgtctgtctgtctgctagctttaaaCGGCCCAtcgccgttcaaccgattttgatgaaatttggtacttacaGAGATGGCTCGCCGGGGAAGAATACAGGccagtttttatcccggaaaatcaaagagttcccacgggatttttacaacctaaatccacgccgacgaagtcgtgggcatcatgcAGTTATAGCTCATAACTCAAGTCATAACTGCTCATGACAATCGCGCTGTGCAAaagtcatgatcaacccatcgccagctcactgcagagcacgggtctcctctcagagtgagaaaggttttggccatagtctaccacgctggccatgtgcggattggtagacttcacacacctttgagaacattatggataactctcaggcatgcaggtttcctcaggagatgttttccttaaccgttaaagcataaatccgaaaagttagaggtgcgtgcccgggctcgaacccccgacctccgattagaaggcggacgtcctaaccactaggctatcacagtttcgTGCAAAAAGTATAcctaatacttataatattaatactaggtatgtaggtactacaCTACGTATAAGGTAACTATGTAAGGTTGTTTAGATTAATGCTACTAAGAAGAAAAGcttatgatttaaagtttatgattacacctaaacttgttgtaaaatgtacatattcttcctaaataaataaattttattattattattaataatgaaCAGAATATATAAATACTTTACTTGAAGTTTAGGGTGAGAAagaataacaacaaaaaatcatTACCTTGTATAGTTTGCGGCACCGTATACAATCGGCACAGCGTCGTGTTTCAGAGCACGCAACAACTTTTCAGTCACATAATCCTCCGCAAACGAATTCTCGAACGAGAGATAGAAGTAGTAATCATCCTCCACGACCTTATCGCAAGCAGTTTCACTGTTCCGCGAACACTTGAAAGTCCCACAACCACCGTAAACGTCCACGCCCAACTTATACTTCAACAGCTCTTTTTGTAATTTCTCCACAAATTTCTCTCGACCACTCCTCGAATTGCAGTTAGACACGAACCACGCAGCCGCTTTCTTCTTAGTTTTCAACTTATTTTTGAATTCTTCGCTCACAGGGTCCATTTCTGACAACTTCATCCAATGCATAACATCTCTCGGTCCTATTATCTCGTCATTCGAATCCCGCACCGTCAAATAACCCCATTTCGCATACGGCTCAAGTCTATAAGTCCAAGTCCAATTGAAATAATCATTAAATTTACTAGAACAAACCGGATAGTAGTCTGACGACTCCATGCTTCCGAAAACATATTTTTGGCGCGGCGTCCTTCGTGTCGGTAAACTAGATTTAGTCATGCGAAGAACTTCTGGTCCGTGGAATGCAATAACGTCGAAACTGGTATAATCGCTGAATAACGACCTGTTGTTGGTAACATAACAATTTTGGAAGGTGCAATTTCTGTCAATAAAACCTTGTTGACCTTTCCCCATGAAGACAAACGGCATCGTACTGGGAGACGTCCACTGCAAAATGTACTTCGTATCGGCCATTGTTTTTCTCGATAGCTCATCTGCATTCAATTTTAGAAGCATTCTCTCCATCACTGATTCTATGCTCTGCATTTTTCTGTCCAACAATTCGCCATTGGTTGATTTTAAATCTTTCAAGGATACGTACAACAAAATCAGCATGGATATTGTGAAAATATAGAAGAAGGTTTTCATTGAGAAATTACTTCTTAATTTGTTAGTCTTCATGGCAGCGCCGCGTGATGACCTTAGGTTGAGAGCGCGCACGGCGCGGCGGAACGGGCACGCGTTTACACTGTAAATCGTAATAAGACTGTTCACTATACAAAACAGGATCGACTATTTACGTTATCGAACTACAGTTCAATATCGATTTAATCGCAGACCGAGCAGGTACCTATCTCACTATCATACTAAGTATATAAACATTATGATGACTCTCCAAGATATGCTAGGCACTTAGACGCGTGTTCTGTACGTCACTTCAATATATTCTGATTGCCTAAAAATCACATTAACATTTTAtcttcatcataaaatatatattaggtatactcaCGTtagtaaatttattattttaaaagggATTTTACTGCTAATTCTTCGTTGCGTAGGTACGTCCCGCATAACAATCACAACACAAACTGCCTACCCTCCATAACGCAGATTCGAAACGGCTGCCGACGTGCCCGTTGTGTGACGTCATTTGTGACGTCACTTGGCGACGGCTTGGCGGCCAGCTTAGTCGTAACTTCGCATGCCAGCGCCTTCAATCGAAAAGACGTGAGAATGGTAAAAGTTCAGGCGCCGCGTGAGGAAATCTAAATGTGGCATCGAGCCAAAGTCAAAATGGTTCTATCTTATGAATATAAACAATCTATTGACTTCTCGTAG is a window encoding:
- the LOC117987638 gene encoding alpha-(1,3)-fucosyltransferase C-like yields the protein MKTNKLRSNFSMKTFFYIFTISMLILLYVSLKDLKSTNGELLDRKMQSIESVMERMLLKLNADELSRKTMADTKYILQWTSPSTMPFVFMGKGQQGFIDRNCTFQNCYVTNNRSLFSDYTSFDVIAFHGPEVLRMTKSSLPTRRTPRQKYVFGSMESSDYYPVCSSKFNDYFNWTWTYRLEPYAKWGYLTVRDSNDEIIGPRDVMHWMKLSEMDPVSEEFKNKLKTKKKAAAWFVSNCNSRSGREKFVEKLQKELLKYKLGVDVYGGCGTFKCSRNSETACDKVVEDDYYFYLSFENSFAEDYVTEKLLRALKHDAVPIVYGAANYTRFMPDGIYLNARELGIEKLALQMNEIISNPDQYAEFFRWKNHYSYHDSSDFADSDVYCGFCEMLNNEEYVKRTSVVKDFQSWWDPPGRC